The genome window AACATGGGCTTCATGTCGGAGGCCGTGTCGAAGTAACCGTCCTGACGCATGAAGAACAGATTGGAGATGAAGATCACCTGGTTGTGTATCGACCGCCCCAACTCTGAGTAGTCTTTGGGCGCCATCAAAAACCAGCCGACGACCAATGATGCAGACATCATCACAATCAACGCCGGCAGGATACGCCGGGCCCGCCGCGCCCAAAATTCCACAAAACTGAAATGCCCGGCTTGACGTTCGCGCCAGATGATCGAGGTGATCAGGAACCCTGAAATCACGAAGAACACGTCAACGCCGACAAAACCGCCAGTAACGCCAGGTACTCCAAAATGAAACAGCACAACAGCCAGGACAGCGATGGCGCGCAAGCCATCAATGTCCCTTCGGTAAGCAAGAGCGGTCATAAATCGTCGATCAGCCTGATTCGGATGGAGGTGAGTGTATCCGCACCCACCTTTTTGTTTCTTAACTGACACTATTAGCGCACAAATCTCTCTTTTTCGATGCAAAAAAAATGGCGCCACAAAGGGCGCCATTTTTTGGACCTGAAGCGTCGTATTACTTGCGCTTCATCGACAAGAAGAACTCATCGTTGGTCTTGGTGGTTTTCAGCTTGTCGATCAGGAACTCGATGGCGGCTACTTCGTCCATCGGGTGCAGCAGCTTGCGCAAGATCCACATGCGCTGCAGTTCGTCATCGGCGGTCAGCAACTCTTCGCGGCGGGTGCCGGAACGGTTGATGTTGATCGCAGGGAACACACGCTTTTCCGCGATACGGCGGTCCAGAGGCAGTTCCATGTTGCCGGTACCCTTGAACTCTTCGTAGATCACTTCGTCCATCTTCGAGCCGGTTTCAACCAGCGCGGTGGCGATAATGGTCAGCGAGCCGCCTTCTTCGATGTTCCGCGCGGCGCCAAAGAAACGCTTTGGTTTCTCCAGGGCGTGGGCATCGACACCACCGGTGAGTACCTTGCCGGAGCTCGGGATCACGGTGTTGTAGGCACGGGCCAAACGGGTGATGGAGTCGAGCAGGATCACCACGTCTTTCTTGTGTTCGACCAGGCGCTTGGCCTTCTCGATCACCATTTCGGCAACCTGCACGTGGCGGGTTGGCGGCTCATCGAACGTCGAGGCAACCACTTCGCCGCGCACGGTGCGCTGCATTTCGGTTACTTCTTCCGGACGCTCATCGATCAGCAGCACGATCAGGTGAACTTCAGGGTTGTTACGTGCGATGTTCGCTGCAATGTTCTGCAGCATGATGGTCTTACCGGCTTTCGGCGGTGCGACGATCAGGCCGCGCTGGCCTTTGCCGATCGGGGCGCACAGGTCGATAACACGACCGGTCAAGTCTTCGGTGGAACCGTTACCGGCTTCCATCTTCATGCGCACGGTCGGGAACAGCGGGGTCAGGTTCTCGAAGAGAATCTTGTTTTTCGCGTTCTCGGGACGATCGAAGTTGATCGTGTCGACCTTGAGCAGGGCAAAATAACGCTCGCCTTCCTTCGGAGGGCGGATCTTGCCAACGATGGTGTCACCGGTACGCAAGTTGAAGCGACGGATCTGGCTCGGCGAGACATAGATGTCATCGGGGCCGGCGAGATAGGAAGCGTCTGCAGAGCGGAGGAAGCCGAAGCCGTCCTGGAGAATCTCCAGCACGCCATCACCGGAGATTTCCTCGCCGCTTTTCGCGTGCTTTTTGAGCAGGGAGAAAATCACGTCCTGCTTGCGCGAACGGGCCATATTTTCTATGCCCATTTCTTCGGCCAATTGGAGCAGGTCGGTAATCGGCTTTTGCTTGAGTTCAGTCAGATTCATATAGGAATGACGTAATCATTTATGGAGGGGGGAAATTAAGCTTTTGGCTTAATGAGGCCGCGCCGCAGAGAAGGCGACAGGATCGCGTACTAATCGAAAAGGAATGCGTCGGCGACGGCTTGCAGGGGGCAGTGGAGAAACCAGTGCGGGGCCGAATGTACCACCTGAGTTTCGGAGCGTCTAGCCCTGTTTCACGAAAAAGCCCCGCGATTTGCGGGGCTTTTTTGACGACGCTTAGATGTTCGCGTCGAGGAAAGCTTGCAGTTGCGACTTCGACAGCGCGCCCACTTTAGTGGCCTCGACGTTACCGTTCTTGAACAGCATCAAGGTCGGGATACCGCGCACGCCGTGCTTGGCCGGGGTTTCCTGGTTGTCGTCGATGTTCAGTTTGGCAATGGTCAGTTTGCCTTCGTAGGTCGTTGCAATGTCGTCCAGGACAGGAGCGATCATTTTGCAAGGGCCGCACCATTCAGCCCAGTAGTCAACCAGCACCGGGCCAGCAGCCTTGAGTACTTCGGCCTCAAAGGTCGCGTCGGTGACGTGCTTGATAAGATCGTTGCTCATGGATGTCTCCGGATTGTAAGCAAAAAAAACGTTGCCCATCATAGCCGCCCTTCCCTCGTTCAGGAAGCCGCCTCTGATTGACTCTTGCTATGACGACGCATGAGTTTGGGTATAGCCACTCAGGGCGTTACGGGCGTCACGAACGCTATGCCCGTGCGCAACGCCGCATTGCGTACGTGTTCCTGCATGGTTTTCTGCGCCGCCGCACTGGAACGCCGGGCCAGTGCACGCAGGATCTTGCGATGCTCCTGCCACGTTTCCATGGCCCGCTCCGGTCGGATGAACGGTAGTTTCTGACTCTCCAGGAACACCTCGGCGCTGGCACTCAAAATGCTCACCATCGCCTGGTTACCGCTGGCCAACAGAATCCGTTGGTGAAATTCGAAGTCCAGTCGGGCGGCGGTTTCAAAGTCGCCGGCCTTCAATACCTTACGCATTGCCTCGACATTGTCTTGCAGGCGGTCCAACTCATCGATAGTCAGCGTCACCGCCGCCAACCCCGCTGCAAATCCTTCCAGGGCATAGCGCAACTGGAAGATATCCAGCGGCGAGGCCTGGGCTGCAAAGGGCCAGGCAAACCCCGGCGGATCTTCCGCCGCCTGCACAAACACGCCTTTGCCGGGCTGCACACTGACCACACCCAAGGCACTCAAGGACGACAAAGCCTCGCGCAACGACGCCCGGCTCACGCCCAACTGCACCGCCAAGTCGCGCTGGGACGGCAATGCATCGCCCGCTGCGAAGCCCTGTTCCTTGATCAGTTTGCGGATGGCCTGCAGGGCCGCTTCCGGTACGGCTTGGGCGATGGAATTCATAAAAAACTCAAGGTTCCAGACAACTGAGCGGCTAGTTGTAAAGCTATTCGCGCCCGTCGGCAAGCCACGCCCCAAAGGGGCTCGCGCGGTTTTGTCGACGCTCGAAAAAGGTGCGAAAAGCGCCATCACTGTTCAGACCAGTAAGACCACCGAACCTCAACAAATTCCAGCGTTACAGACGATCAGAGAGGTGATGGCATGGGCTGTGCACTGAGCAAACTCAGAAAACCCCTTCGCCCTTTTCGGAGAGTTGCCATGACCAAGCGCTACAGCGCCCTGCTCACTGCCC of Pseudomonas fluorescens contains these proteins:
- the rho gene encoding transcription termination factor Rho, encoding MNLTELKQKPITDLLQLAEEMGIENMARSRKQDVIFSLLKKHAKSGEEISGDGVLEILQDGFGFLRSADASYLAGPDDIYVSPSQIRRFNLRTGDTIVGKIRPPKEGERYFALLKVDTINFDRPENAKNKILFENLTPLFPTVRMKMEAGNGSTEDLTGRVIDLCAPIGKGQRGLIVAPPKAGKTIMLQNIAANIARNNPEVHLIVLLIDERPEEVTEMQRTVRGEVVASTFDEPPTRHVQVAEMVIEKAKRLVEHKKDVVILLDSITRLARAYNTVIPSSGKVLTGGVDAHALEKPKRFFGAARNIEEGGSLTIIATALVETGSKMDEVIYEEFKGTGNMELPLDRRIAEKRVFPAININRSGTRREELLTADDELQRMWILRKLLHPMDEVAAIEFLIDKLKTTKTNDEFFLSMKRK
- the trxA gene encoding thioredoxin TrxA, which codes for MSNDLIKHVTDATFEAEVLKAAGPVLVDYWAEWCGPCKMIAPVLDDIATTYEGKLTIAKLNIDDNQETPAKHGVRGIPTLMLFKNGNVEATKVGALSKSQLQAFLDANI
- a CDS encoding FadR/GntR family transcriptional regulator, which gives rise to MNSIAQAVPEAALQAIRKLIKEQGFAAGDALPSQRDLAVQLGVSRASLREALSSLSALGVVSVQPGKGVFVQAAEDPPGFAWPFAAQASPLDIFQLRYALEGFAAGLAAVTLTIDELDRLQDNVEAMRKVLKAGDFETAARLDFEFHQRILLASGNQAMVSILSASAEVFLESQKLPFIRPERAMETWQEHRKILRALARRSSAAAQKTMQEHVRNAALRTGIAFVTPVTP